The Mixta hanseatica genome includes a region encoding these proteins:
- a CDS encoding LrgB family protein gives MNNLIISLLCFIATLCIYFLNKRLYRRWRRLLLMPLVLTPLLLVGMLLIMHISWQSYISESRWLLWLLGPATLAFAVPVYENQTIIRRHWLSLTVGVFTATLVAVCSSVWLARLLALPEIIQRSLAIRSITTPFALAAAKQVGGQPDLVALFVVITGVFGMAVGDVLFLRLAVKQGMAKGAGFGAASHGAGTARAYELGQQEGVVSSLVMMLSGVVTVIIAPLISQIMWAAQ, from the coding sequence ATGAATAACCTCATTATTAGCCTGCTCTGTTTTATCGCTACGCTGTGCATCTACTTCCTTAATAAACGGCTCTATCGCCGCTGGCGCAGGTTGCTGCTGATGCCGCTGGTGCTGACGCCGCTGCTGCTGGTGGGCATGTTGCTAATCATGCATATCTCCTGGCAGAGCTATATCAGCGAGAGCCGCTGGCTGCTGTGGCTGCTCGGCCCGGCGACCCTGGCGTTTGCGGTACCGGTTTATGAAAACCAGACGATTATCCGGCGGCACTGGCTATCGCTGACGGTAGGCGTGTTCACCGCCACGCTGGTCGCGGTATGCAGCTCGGTCTGGCTGGCGCGCCTGCTGGCGCTACCGGAGATTATTCAGCGCAGCCTGGCGATACGCTCCATTACCACGCCCTTTGCGCTGGCGGCGGCAAAGCAGGTGGGTGGTCAGCCCGATCTGGTGGCGTTGTTCGTAGTGATCACCGGCGTATTCGGCATGGCGGTCGGTGACGTGCTGTTTCTGCGTCTGGCGGTAAAACAGGGGATGGCGAAAGGCGCCGGTTTTGGCGCGGCATCGCACGGCGCCGGTACCGCACGCGCGTATGAACTGGGACAGCAGGAAGGGGTGGTCTCCAGCCTGGTAATGATGCTATCTGGCGTGGTAACCGTCATTATCGCCCCGCTGATTAGCCAAATAATGTGGGCGGCGCAGTAG